Proteins from a single region of Apium graveolens cultivar Ventura chromosome 7, ASM990537v1, whole genome shotgun sequence:
- the LOC141670385 gene encoding transcription factor bHLH52-like, translated as MALTYYSNWGTQVLDHQHLKQDQTTTNCENFFFPQDQLLSQDLLLPPELLNFHDNFDTCIDTLFTQNDHLFCSDENVDAYTAFTPSPASLDILPPKEIVEEDACFDHYPKRTKFQENCFFYPDMTIHDNYIGKYDVGFVPNPPFLPEFVLPELPMPPVFNEGSTDNEVKKAANAGGNLSQQSIAARIRRRKITEKTQELGKLIPGGQKMNTAEMFQAASKYIKFMQAQIGLLQLMQEENEEEMQSPELEALVTSPLVQEKLYSAEKCLVPKNFVRSLTQKPQLQSNPQLIKDLIKLI; from the exons ATGGCACTGACCTACTACTCCAACTGGGGTACTCAAGTACTTGATCATCAGCATCTCAAACAAGATCAAACTACTACTAATTGTGAAAATTTCTTTTTTCCTCAAGACCAACTACTTTCTCAAGACCTACTTTTGCCACCAGAGCTTCTCAATTTCCATGACAACTTTGACACTTGCATTGACACATTGTTTACTCAAAACGACCACTTGTTCTGCTCTGATGAAAATGTCGATGCTTATACCGCCTTTACGCCTTCTCCTGCTTCCTTAGACATCCTCCCACCAAAAGAAATTGTGGAGGAGGATGCATGCTTTGATCATTACCCGAAACGTACCAAATTTCAGGAAAATTGTTTTTTCTATCCTGATATGACTATTCATGACAACTACATCGGTAAGTATGATGTGGGATTTGTTCCGAATCCTCCTTTCCTGCCCGAATTTGTCTTGCCGGAACTTCCAATGCCACCAGTTTTTAATGAGGGTAGTACTGATAATGAAGTGAAGAAAGCAGCAAATGCAGGAGGGAACTTGTCACAACAGAGCATAGCGGCACGAATTCGCAGGAGGAAGATAACAGAGAAGACACAAGAGCTTGGAAAGCTTATTCCTGGTGGACAAAAAATGAACACTGCAGAGATGTTTCAAGCTGCTTCTAAATATATCAAGTTCATGCAAGCCCAAATTGGACTTCTTCAACTTATGCAG gaggAAAATGAGGAAGAAATGCAGAGTCCTGAACTTGAAGCACTTGTGACATCTCCTTTGGTTCAGGAGAAACTGTATTCAGCGGAGAAGTGTTTGGTTCCCAAGAATTTTGTTAGAAGTTTAACCCAAAAGCCACAACTCCAGTCAAATCCTCAGCTCATTAAAGATCTCATTAAGCTGATTTAA